The window GCGCGAGGGCGACACGATGCTGGTCAAGGCCTCGGGCGCCGTGCTCGGAGCCGCCCGCCCGGAGGACTTCGTACCGCTGGTGCTCGCCGAGGCGCGCGAGCTCATCGACGACGAGCGCGCGACGGGCACCGATGTCGACCGCTACTTCGACCGCGTCGCGGAGGCGGAGGGACGACGGCCCTCGGTCGAGGCGCTGCTGCACGTGGTGCTCTACGACCAGGCGCCGGCGCGGGTGATCGCCCACGCGCATCCGACCGCGGTGAACGCCGTGCTGTGCTCGCAGAGACCCGAGCTGCTGGTGGAGGGTGCGCTGTTCCCCGACCAGATCGTGGTGCTCGGAGCGGCCCCGCTGCTGGTGCCCTACATCGATCCGGGTCTCGCCCTCGCGCGGGAGGTGCGGGCGCGGCTCGCGGCGCACATCGACGCCCACGGCTCACCGCCCGTCACCGTGTACCTGCAGAACCATGGGATGTTCGCGACCGGCGCGACGGCTGACCAGGTCATCGGGATGACCGCGATGGCGCAGAAGTGCGCGCGGGCGATCATCGGTGCCGAGACGCTGGGCGGGGTGCGGTTCATGCCGGCCGACGAGGTGCGGCGCATCGACACCCGGCCCGATGAGATCTACCGGCGGGCGCTGCTCGCAGAAGGAGGGGAACGATGAGCGGTGTGTCGGTGAAGGACCGGGTGGCGCTGCTGACCGGGGCGAGCTCGGGCATCGGGCTGGCGACCGCGCAGGCGCTCGCGGCAGCCGGCTGCCACGTGGTCGCTGTGGCGCGCGACGAGCAGCGGCTCGCGGCGCTCGCCGCGGAGCATCCGGAGCGGGTCACGACGATCGCCGCCGATGTGTCGGAGCCGCAGAGCGCCGAGGACGTCGTGGCCGAGACCCTGCGCCGCCACGGCCGCCTCGACATCGTGCTGCCCAACGCGGGGATCTATCTCGGCGGCGATCTCGCCGATGCGACGGTCGCTCAGATCGCAGCGGTGGTGGCCACCAACGTCACCGGTGTGATGGCGCTGGTGCGCGCGGCGCTCCCCCCGCTGCTGGCGCAGGGCAGCGGCGACATCCTCGTCACGAGCTCGGTGTCGGGGCACCAGGACATCGAGTGGGAGCCGGTGTACTCCGCCAGCAAGCACGCCGTGCAGTCGTTCGTGCACACGGTGCGTCGTCAGTACGCCGACAGCGGGGTGCGCATCGGGGCGATCGCGCCCGGGGTCGTCCTCAATCCGCTGTGGGGCTTCGCGCACGGCTCGCCCGAAGAGGCGGAGCGCATCGCCGAGGGCACGGGTATCCGGTCGTCGGACGTGGCGGATGCGATGCTGTTCATGCTGACCAGGCCGGCGCACGTGGTCGTGCGCGACCTGGTGCTGCTGCCGACCGGGCAGCCGATCTGAGCGAGGGGGATCAGCCGTGACCGAGCCGCGTGCGCTGCCGGAGGGGACCGCCGGGCCCGTCGTGACGCTGACGGCGGCCGGGGCGATCGATGCCACGTACCGGCTGCCCGTCCCGATCGAGCGCGGAGCCTTCGTGCGCGCGTCCGGCTGGGAGCGGGAGGTCAGCGGCAAGGGCGTGAACGTGTCGGCGGCGCTGCGCGCGGCCGGGGTGGCCACCGCGGCGGTGGTGGTGCTCGGGGCGGACGACGTGGCGTTCGCGGCGCAGTCGCCGCTGGCCGACGTGCTGCGGATCGTGACCGTGCCGGGGGCCACCCGGGTCAACACGTCGATCATCGATGCGGGCGGTGCCACCACGAAGGTCAACGCGCCGACGCCGCCGCTCACACCGGCGGCCTGGGAGGAGACGCGGTCCGCCGTGGTAGGGGCGTGCCGCGCGCTCGCCGCCTCGTGGCTGGTGGTGTCGGGCACGCTCCCGGAGGTGACCGGCGCCGAGGCCCGGATCGCCGACGTCGTACGCGCGGTGCGCGGCGCCGGGGTGCGCGTGGCCGTGGACACCAGCGGCGCCGCGCTCGCGGAGCTGGTGGCCGACCCCACGGAGGTGGCGCTGCTGAAGCCGAACACGCACGAGCTCGCCGAGCTCGTGGGGCGTCCGCTGCGCACGGTCGGCGAGGTGACG of the Microbacterium sufflavum genome contains:
- a CDS encoding class II aldolase/adducin family protein, with the protein product MTSRELLAALSRRLGDPALDAAVLGEGNTSMREGDTMLVKASGAVLGAARPEDFVPLVLAEARELIDDERATGTDVDRYFDRVAEAEGRRPSVEALLHVVLYDQAPARVIAHAHPTAVNAVLCSQRPELLVEGALFPDQIVVLGAAPLLVPYIDPGLALAREVRARLAAHIDAHGSPPVTVYLQNHGMFATGATADQVIGMTAMAQKCARAIIGAETLGGVRFMPADEVRRIDTRPDEIYRRALLAEGGER
- a CDS encoding SDR family oxidoreductase, coding for MSGVSVKDRVALLTGASSGIGLATAQALAAAGCHVVAVARDEQRLAALAAEHPERVTTIAADVSEPQSAEDVVAETLRRHGRLDIVLPNAGIYLGGDLADATVAQIAAVVATNVTGVMALVRAALPPLLAQGSGDILVTSSVSGHQDIEWEPVYSASKHAVQSFVHTVRRQYADSGVRIGAIAPGVVLNPLWGFAHGSPEEAERIAEGTGIRSSDVADAMLFMLTRPAHVVVRDLVLLPTGQPI
- a CDS encoding 1-phosphofructokinase family hexose kinase, whose amino-acid sequence is MTEPRALPEGTAGPVVTLTAAGAIDATYRLPVPIERGAFVRASGWEREVSGKGVNVSAALRAAGVATAAVVVLGADDVAFAAQSPLADVLRIVTVPGATRVNTSIIDAGGATTKVNAPTPPLTPAAWEETRSAVVGACRALAASWLVVSGTLPEVTGAEARIADVVRAVRGAGVRVAVDTSGAALAELVADPTEVALLKPNTHELAELVGRPLRTVGEVTAAARELVARGVATVYTSMGADGVLVVTDAAVIHARAVAPAVVNTAGAGDASLAGFLHGLGGASGGRAALTTAAATAASWGALAVSRPTTLLDAVEAAPRAVVTDEPDPATRLTEPAV